The genomic segment TTGTGGATTTAACAAAATTGGCATTTTCCTGAGCTGCTGAGTATATGTATATCATGGTCAATTGTGATTTCGCTGCTCTAAACAATTCCAGGCAAAAATAGGAAATGGGAAAGAAGTCCTTGAAaacagaaaaggaagaaagcaaATATTTGTGTCAGGAGTTAATCATGACAATCATTTAAACATTCCAGCAGAAGGAATCTTCAAATGACCACCAAAATGGTCATTTGAAGCAAGGTGActaccctcaaaaaaaaaaaaaacaaggtgaCTTCTTGATGGTATTTGTCAGTCGTACAGACCCAAATTCTTTGCTCATATTCTGGTTTCTGCTACTAGCGAGTCTTGGTAGTCATATCTTGATAGAGTCTCTGCTGTCCTCAATCATCCATGTTGCAGAtaagtttcttccttcctttctttttttttttttttttgttttcccgtTGATTGTGAAATCTTGAGGAGTTGGTGCCACGTATAATTTTGCAAGTGGTGAAGTTTTAGTTTTGGTCATCGTGACTCAGCAATAAGCAAAAAGGGTTAGATTTATATGCAGAATAATGCATTGTAACTTTGTGAGTACCATCTAAAACTCGAATCTCGTACGTAATAGTAAGGTCGCAACTTAAACTGCAATTTGCTACCCGCATGTAGGAATTAGCAGATCTGGAACATAAGAGCCAAGTAGATGGTAAAATGCATGCTTGTGGACATGATGCACATACTTCAATGCTTCTTGGTGCTGCAAGGATACTAAAAGAACTCGAAAGCAGCTTACAGGTTTGCACATTCCACAATTTTAAATCAAGAGAAGAAGCAAGAAGCATCTTTGCACTTGTTtgcaatttcacaaaatttgatcaTTGACACAGGGCACTGTtattctcatatttcaaccggCTGAGGAACGAGGTGAAGGAGCGAAGGACATGATAAAAGAAGGGGTACTAAAAGATGTCGATGCAATTTTTGGTGTGCACATCATCCACAAATTTCCCATTGGTGTTGCTGCGTCAAGGCCAGGACAGTTTCTGGCCGGCTGTGGGAGCTTTAAAGCAATAATAAAAGGAAAGGGTGGTCATGCTGCTGCACCCCAAGAATCGATCGATCCCATTTTGGCAGCTGCAACATCTATCATCAGCTTGCAGCATATCATATCAAGGGAGACTGATCCATTGGATTCACAGGTGACTTCAAGTTTCGACAATTTCTTTCAAGATTGACCTAGCAAAAAAAACTGTGTAGTTCAAAAAATCTGTTGTAATTTCCTGGGGTTTAGCTAAGCGAAGCTAGAAATTTCAGGTGGTTTCAGTATCAGTAGTCCAAGCAGGGACCTCTTACAACGTTATTCCAGAATCAGCTACTATAGCTGGCACTTACAGGGCATTTGGTTGGAAGGGCTTCCATGATCTAAGAGAGAGACTAGAAGAGGTAACTAACAGATGCTCTTCTAAAACACTGCTGAGGTTCAAGAACCTGAAGGAAGAAACTAACATCACGCTATTTTCCTGCAAATGCTAGGTTATAAAAGCGCAGGCAGCTGTACATAGGTGTTCAGTCAAGATTGACTTTGACGGGAAAGAGCATCCAACGTTACCTCCAACAGTAAATGATGAGAGAATCTACGAACATGCTCGACAAGTTTCAAATTTGATTGTTGGGGAGGAGAACACAAAAGTAGCAACTATCTTCACAGGGAGTGAAGATTTTGCATCATACTTGGAAAAGATACCCGGATCTTTCCTCCTGCTTGGAATAAGAAATGAGAAGATTGGAGCTATTTATCCTCCACATAGTCCATACTACACCATTGATGAGGACGTACTTCCCATTGGGGCAGCATTACATACTACATTTGCCTATTCATACCTTCGAAATTTGTCAATGTGCTCTAATTCATAGGGAGACAGAAATTTGAAGTTGGAATTCTTCATTATTGCTTAGTACATACAGACGTTCAAACATGGATCATATAGTCACTTGACTTCTTGACGAAGTCCCTGATTGACTGTTTTTCCCTGGTGAAAAAAATGCAGGGAGTGTATGGTGTATAAGATTTATCTTCGGTTAAACGGTAAGTTGTTTGAGACTTTTCGTTATTCTCCTTTATATTAAGGTATAAGATTCCAACGCTATTTGTGCTTTTATACTTAGTTGTCTTATATTTATCTTTTGTTTATGCAAACAAAATAGATGTAATTATTTGCATAAGCAATTGTAAATCTAAAAGAGGTAAAGCAATTTTTTCACGTTCTTAACACTGAATGGATTGTAATTATCATTCATCGAATCGGAGATAGTAGAAAAAGATCAAATGATCATACGGGTTGACCACAACGATTTGTTCTTTTTCCCTCGAGTTTTATGCAATTGACAAGATTAATCCTGATAATCGAATCTCATTCACTATTAATACAATCCTGATTATCGGGTTTTATGCAATTGACAAGATTAATCCTGATAATGGAATCTCATTCGTGACTGACCATGCTCTTCTGAGTCAGGTTATTCATTTTAACAGTTCCGCTAGTTAGGCTTTTAACATGATTATCTCCACTCCAGCAGAATTTTGGTTACCTATCTAATCAGATCCGGGCTTTGAACTGTTAGAATTGAAATAGTTTGGATAATATATATACGAGCTGAtgccccaaaaaagaaaaaagaaagaaaacgtcGAGGCAGGAAGTTTGCTTCTTGACGTAGTGGGATCTTCATCAATCATTCCCATTAtaaggaaaatgagaagtgGATCCGTGATGGTTACCATTGGCATATTTATAAGGCAGCTTACCACGTAGCAATTAGTCACGCTTTAGGGAGAAATAATTGGTTAAAAATTCAAGAAAGTttcttattatttcttttatttttagcaGGAAGGGGTGGGGGATTAAGAAGGGGATTAGAACCCAAGACCACaaagtcaagaaaaaaaatgtttgcTGAGAACATAAGAaaaccaaagaaatgaatcaaaGTTCCGCATTACCAGCATGTCGCAGTACTACAAGGATTACCACGTATCTCCATTCATTACAACCAAACCACTATTCAACGGTGAAAATGCAAAGACGGAAATGGAACACGGAAAGAAGTATAAAACCAAAAACCATCACAGACAAATTATTTTCGAGTGGGATTGATCTCAAATCCTTTCCCTGAATATTACGGCCAATGAAACCACCAAATTGAAGACAACAAGCGCAGCTGATGGGAAAGAATTGAGTACACCTACAGACGGTGGAGAAGGCGGAGAAGCAGGAGCCATGTGCGCATGGTTATGGCCCTCGTGAGCTGCAACCGCTGCAGCAGCCACCAAAATAACAAGACAAGCAGCAAATGGTATCGTTGAGAACCTGAAAGCCATGTTTTAAATTGGATGTCGATGAAATTGTCAGAGCAATCTTAGTTATTGCTTGCTCAATTTCGGGTGTAGAGATGATTGCAATCTCTACATGATCATATGGTAGCAGTAGTAGTACAAATGATCGTTAAGAACATTGCCGTACAACTTCCTGTACGGAAGCTGTGCAGATTGTACTGCATATGTATGTATGCATGTTCTTACAACCAATCCCTAGTTGACGTCAATTTTTGTGCATGTAACAATCAACTGGATGATGGAtcctcattcttttttttttgtgaaaagaaaaggtcaacAATCATTTTACTAATGCAAGTATCATTATTATGTCTGCTTAAGCTTAGGCTGTGGCTCAGATGCAACCCCCTTCATTTGAACAAATGTTATGGCTCAAATGGGGCTAGGTTATATAATAAATTCAATGATATTCGGGTGGAGGTGACTTACTATTCAGATAAGACTAGACTATGGCTCATTGGACCACTTAACATGCTCATTTTCTATCAGAATATGCTAAGCTTGGAGATGTACGTGCATTAACAAACTAATCACAGTATTGCCTAGATATAGTAGTTCCATATGTCAACCTCATGAAAAAGTAGACCTAGCCTTATTTGTCCCTTGATGAGCTTGCTAAGTTTTTTTTTCCGTCAAAATGTCAGTTGAGTTTGATCATTATTGATTAGAAGTTAGAACAACCACGATGAGAAGAGAAGAATGATTGACTCGGTACAATACAATGCCATGATTGCATTAGCTGAGGCCTAAGTGGGATTCTACTCTTTAAAGCATCAAGCAGGAAAAGTAAGAGTGGGCTTGAATTTGTAATTGTAAACAACTGCAATTTCCCGTACccatttcccctttttcttgacgtaattcaaaaaaaaaaaaagaaggaaaaaaagacaTAAGATATCCTTTTTAAGTTCCATGCCTTGGGTAATATCTTTCAactaccttttttctttttaaaaaaggaTTAACTATTGTGcgctctgttttttttttttttttctttctaaactTAGTTTTGTGTAAAGTGCCAAATTTTCTCTATTGATTTGCAAACATTCCAACaaatttttgccaaatttcaaTTAGATGGTTCTTTTTACTATTATCTCTTTAACTTACAATCATATCTCACAGCGAACACTTCAAGCATATGTACTAGTAAATGTATCAAACTAATGAATTTTTGATGAAATAGCATTTGCTACTGTTGTATTTCATATTAAGTAACAAAattgtttgttaaaaaaaaaaactactaagTACCACAAAAAATATACAACAATGAAGAACTAGGATGAAGACAAAAAGTGACTAAAGAGTTGAGATTACtgataaaaacaagaaaagaaaagaaaagaatagagCATGAGTAACAAAACCTTAATTATGGGCCATGGTAAAGCTAAACTTCCATTAAATCTTTTCCAAGTGGCCGTCCTCCCAAATTGTACCTCCAAAAGCCCAGTTGTGATCCAATAAGCAAAAGGCCGAATCCATCCCAAAATCAATTTTATAGACAATTTTATATATCACTCTCTCGTTGTCAGTCATCACCGTTCTGTACTCTTCTGCTACTCTATCCCCTTCTCTGCAGCACTTCCTCCCCCGCCCCCGCCACCCCCTCCACCCCCTTAcgaccaaaaaaagaaaagcctgTCGGCTTTCTATGCAAATGGGCTCATCTACAGCGCTATCTTTACACTCTCCTGCGAAGGTAATCTCAAGACCCTTTCccctgccaaaaaaaaaaaaaacagaattaAGTACATACTAGTGCAAAACTGCTTAAAAATTCAATTGTTCCCATTGTTTTCTGGAAGTTCCAGATTAATTTATGGCAGCATAAGTGGAATCAAACGCTACAAGATGGCCAAGCATTAAGTAGCTCATCGCGCTATTGTGCTGCGCGGGGTGCCCAGTTATTTCCATTTGCTCCACTCAATAGAAGAAGTACAAGAAAAATATCCTTGACCGTTAGAGCAGCTTCCGGCGGTGTTTCCCGGCGGTCGGCGAGCTCTCGAAGAGTTTACAGAGAATCCCAAGGTCAAGCTCCGGCTCTTCCTGCGCCGGTTATGCAAATCGCTTCTTTTATTCTTCCAGCTGGTGCATTCATTGTTGGCACTTTCGGTATGgctatttctttctttcttcattattttttttggctTATTGC from the Coffea arabica cultivar ET-39 chromosome 11e, Coffea Arabica ET-39 HiFi, whole genome shotgun sequence genome contains:
- the LOC140021486 gene encoding IAA-amino acid hydrolase ILR1-like 2 gives rise to the protein MGYLISIRMDKEILIALGSISNFKKMINLQVLLIVLVLISSLSAAIPLCLGFQPATFSDNCCLNPFLADKNASLKDCVIGLANEPEMVEWMRKIRREIHKNPELAYEELATSSLVRRELEEMGIKYRWPVAKTGVVAAVGSGSPPFVALRADMDALPIQELADLEHKSQVDGKMHACGHDAHTSMLLGAARILKELESSLQGTVILIFQPAEERGEGAKDMIKEGVLKDVDAIFGVHIIHKFPIGVAASRPGQFLAGCGSFKAIIKGKGGHAAAPQESIDPILAAATSIISLQHIISRETDPLDSQVVSVSVVQAGTSYNVIPESATIAGTYRAFGWKGFHDLRERLEEVIKAQAAVHRCSVKIDFDGKEHPTLPPTVNDERIYEHARQVSNLIVGEENTKVATIFTGSEDFASYLEKIPGSFLLLGIRNEKIGAIYPPHSPYYTIDEDVLPIGAALHTTFAYSYLRNLSMCSNS